One genomic window of Candidatus Minimicrobia sp. QA0096 includes the following:
- a CDS encoding GspE/PulE family protein translates to MRVSDQTIESILEQGGVVDEPQLADLKLIAERSKQTLQETAIEQKVISEEDLTKLIGDYIGVPFVRIEPKDIPEDILKRIPEHIARQYNVVLFEKNEDDSLSLAMEDPDDVQALNFIQKEIGYNTKVFLATKSNILDCLENYRGNINAELDEVIAVQKDASAEDQNVSQDDFAENSPIAQTVNLLLEYAIKSNASDIHIEPREDYVQVRYRIDGVLKEVNKLPRNVHGALVSRIKILSNLKIDERRVPQDGRFKIKVSGKQYALRVSTLPIADGEKVVMRILDESNQAVKLDQLGYWGLSLATVKDAMAQPNGMILVTGPTGSGKSTSLFSVLSELNTPDVNISTIEDPVEYKIPGVNQTQTNAKAGMTFASGLRALLRQDPNIIMVGEIRDGETANLGVQAALTGHLVFSTLHTNNAATCLPRLLDMGIEPFLIASTVKAVIGQRLVRRLCMNCRQEYTPNEEEIKYITEMFKINTESIKKIHNLEEQAFEDKIGGDTPMGSTDSGIERLWRPNPEGCDKCGHNGFKGRVGIYEVLGISIPIQKMITANATSNDIQDQAISEGMVTMQMDGLIKSLRGITTVDEVLRATRE, encoded by the coding sequence ATGCGTGTTTCAGACCAGACAATTGAGAGCATTCTGGAACAAGGTGGGGTTGTTGATGAGCCGCAGCTTGCTGATTTGAAATTGATAGCTGAACGGTCAAAGCAAACATTGCAAGAAACCGCTATTGAACAAAAAGTCATTTCTGAGGAAGATTTGACAAAGTTGATCGGCGATTATATCGGTGTACCTTTCGTGCGAATTGAGCCAAAGGATATTCCCGAAGATATATTGAAACGAATTCCCGAACATATCGCACGCCAGTATAATGTTGTGCTTTTTGAGAAAAACGAGGACGACAGCCTGTCGCTTGCGATGGAAGACCCAGATGACGTACAGGCGCTGAACTTCATCCAAAAAGAAATTGGCTACAACACTAAGGTTTTCCTAGCGACAAAAAGCAACATTTTAGACTGTTTGGAAAATTATCGCGGCAATATTAACGCCGAGCTTGACGAAGTTATTGCGGTGCAAAAAGACGCGTCTGCCGAAGACCAAAATGTTAGTCAAGACGATTTTGCGGAAAATTCACCAATTGCCCAAACTGTTAATTTACTACTGGAATATGCCATAAAATCCAACGCTTCTGACATTCACATTGAGCCACGCGAAGATTACGTTCAGGTTCGTTATCGAATTGACGGTGTTTTGAAGGAAGTTAACAAATTGCCACGAAACGTTCACGGCGCTTTAGTGAGCCGCATTAAAATTCTCTCCAATCTGAAAATTGACGAACGCCGCGTACCACAGGACGGCCGATTTAAGATAAAAGTTTCAGGAAAACAATACGCGCTTCGTGTTTCGACATTGCCAATCGCTGACGGCGAAAAAGTAGTTATGCGTATTTTGGACGAATCGAACCAGGCTGTTAAACTGGATCAGCTTGGCTATTGGGGTCTGTCGCTCGCAACCGTAAAAGACGCAATGGCTCAGCCGAACGGAATGATTCTGGTGACTGGACCGACTGGATCGGGAAAATCGACCAGTTTGTTTAGCGTCTTGTCGGAGCTTAATACTCCAGATGTCAATATTTCCACAATTGAAGACCCAGTAGAATATAAAATCCCAGGGGTCAATCAAACCCAGACCAACGCCAAAGCTGGGATGACTTTCGCTTCAGGGCTAAGGGCGCTACTTCGCCAAGACCCAAATATCATCATGGTCGGAGAAATTCGCGACGGCGAAACCGCAAACCTTGGTGTTCAAGCGGCGCTAACTGGACACCTGGTATTCTCCACTCTACACACAAATAACGCCGCAACATGTTTGCCGCGTCTGCTGGATATGGGAATTGAGCCATTCTTGATCGCTTCAACCGTGAAGGCGGTGATTGGACAGCGCCTAGTTAGGCGCCTGTGTATGAATTGTCGCCAAGAATACACTCCAAACGAAGAAGAAATAAAGTATATCACCGAGATGTTTAAGATAAACACCGAGTCGATTAAAAAAATTCACAATCTCGAAGAACAGGCTTTTGAGGATAAAATTGGCGGCGACACGCCTATGGGGTCAACCGATTCAGGAATTGAACGATTATGGAGGCCGAACCCAGAAGGCTGCGATAAGTGTGGACATAATGGATTCAAGGGTCGCGTTGGCATTTACGAGGTTCTTGGTATCTCCATCCCTATCCAAAAAATGATTACCGCCAACGCCACCAGCAACGATATTCAAGATCAAGCGATTTCCGAAGGCATGGTGACAATGCAGATGGACGGACTTATTAAATCACTGCGCGGGATCACCACCGTGGACGAAGTTTTGAGGGCAACAAGGGAGTAA
- a CDS encoding type II secretion system F family protein, producing MPIFEYLLVNKKKETVSSTIEAADKLSAINNLRSRGQLIKIEEKGAKKELSFSFGKKKKGAKTEELVMFTRQLSAMVSAGVPILRSLNSMAKHAESANFRDTINAVIKDIEGGMSFADALSKHPETFNDIYVNMVAAGETGGILDDILKRLALQQEKNSSMKKKIKGAMTYPIVLLIITIIAFFILMIFIIPVIGKTIKDMGGPDAKLPLLTEIMLGISDFVVSFWYIIIPIFVGSIWLLIRYIKTPKGRVKFHNIIIKVPAVGPIVKKVAIARFTRTFSALIGAGVAVLEALDVTSRAVGNVAYEKSLKEATKRVQNGEVLSKIIAERDDLYPPIVAQMLSVGEETGQTDKVLIKVADFYEEEVDTAIDGVSSIIEPVMIVAMGVVIALVAVSVMGPITSMAGQVKE from the coding sequence ATGCCAATTTTTGAATATTTGCTTGTCAATAAAAAGAAAGAGACCGTCTCTTCAACGATTGAAGCGGCCGACAAACTATCTGCCATTAACAATTTGAGGTCACGCGGACAATTAATAAAAATTGAAGAAAAAGGCGCAAAAAAAGAGCTTAGTTTTTCTTTCGGCAAGAAAAAGAAAGGTGCCAAGACTGAAGAATTGGTGATGTTTACTCGTCAATTAAGCGCCATGGTTTCAGCCGGCGTTCCTATTCTTCGCTCCCTTAACTCTATGGCAAAACACGCCGAAAGCGCCAATTTCCGAGACACGATCAACGCTGTTATTAAAGACATTGAAGGTGGTATGTCTTTCGCGGATGCCCTGAGCAAACACCCAGAAACCTTCAATGATATTTACGTGAATATGGTTGCTGCGGGTGAAACTGGAGGTATTTTGGACGATATCTTAAAACGTCTAGCTTTACAACAAGAAAAAAACTCATCCATGAAGAAAAAAATTAAAGGCGCCATGACATATCCGATCGTACTTTTAATTATTACGATTATTGCCTTCTTTATCCTGATGATTTTCATTATTCCAGTTATCGGTAAAACCATTAAAGACATGGGCGGACCTGACGCCAAATTGCCACTTCTTACTGAGATTATGCTCGGAATTAGCGATTTCGTAGTGTCGTTTTGGTATATAATCATTCCAATATTTGTCGGAAGCATTTGGCTATTGATTCGCTACATTAAAACCCCAAAAGGTCGCGTCAAATTTCACAATATCATCATCAAAGTTCCAGCTGTCGGTCCAATTGTTAAGAAGGTGGCAATCGCTCGCTTTACTCGAACCTTCTCCGCCCTTATCGGTGCGGGCGTGGCTGTGCTTGAAGCGCTGGACGTAACTTCGCGTGCCGTCGGAAATGTCGCTTACGAAAAGTCCCTAAAAGAAGCCACCAAGCGAGTCCAAAACGGTGAAGTCTTGTCAAAAATTATTGCCGAACGAGATGATTTATATCCGCCAATCGTAGCACAGATGTTGTCCGTTGGTGAAGAAACCGGACAAACAGACAAAGTTCTGATTAAAGTTGCCGACTTTTATGAGGAAGAAGTTGACACTGCGATTGACGGCGTTAGTTCTATCATTGAGCCAGTAATGATCGTTGCTATGGGTGTTGTTATTGCCCTAGTGGCGGTTAGTGTTATGGGCCCAATTACAAGTATGGCAGGTCAAGTTAAGGAATAA
- the pilM gene encoding type IV pilus assembly protein PilM, translating to MSSIFYRKKPIIGLDISRTSIKVMSIDRNRMLVHGYGSINLDSQKSDGNSTDNTEYLAQNIKTLLKKNVVGQINSNRVALGIPTNRTFSRTFSLPVKEESNIRSAVNLEAEQYIPAPLDSLYLDYRIINRTKDELSVLMCAAPKKMIDSMLDATKQCGLEVAIIEPNISAIARLLKRTEEGILPTIIVDIGTSTTDIAILDSDIRVTGGLNVGGYSLTLNLAKKMNVPIETAHQFKVLNGLNPGPRQARIAGALHPSLEKMTNEVKRVMRYYTDRFPDEKKIEQILIVGGGGNLPGIGDFFTNELLMPARVASPWQMLNFDGLEQPAKQLRSQLSPVAGLALIKQEDIYD from the coding sequence GTGTCGAGCATATTTTATAGAAAAAAACCAATTATCGGCCTAGATATCAGCCGAACAAGCATAAAAGTAATGTCGATTGATAGAAATCGGATGCTGGTTCATGGATATGGATCGATTAACCTTGATTCTCAAAAAAGCGACGGAAATTCTACAGACAACACTGAATATTTAGCGCAGAATATCAAAACGTTATTGAAGAAAAACGTCGTAGGACAAATTAATAGCAACCGCGTGGCGCTAGGCATACCGACCAACCGAACATTTTCGCGGACATTCAGCTTACCTGTGAAAGAAGAAAGCAATATTCGCAGTGCGGTAAATTTGGAAGCCGAACAATACATTCCAGCTCCGTTAGATTCTCTTTATTTGGACTATCGAATCATCAATCGTACGAAAGATGAGCTTAGTGTGCTAATGTGTGCTGCACCGAAGAAAATGATCGACAGCATGTTAGACGCCACAAAACAATGTGGTCTGGAAGTTGCAATAATTGAGCCGAACATCAGCGCAATCGCTAGACTTCTGAAGCGCACAGAAGAAGGAATACTTCCTACTATTATTGTCGATATAGGCACATCAACTACAGATATTGCAATTCTAGATTCCGATATACGTGTGACGGGCGGCTTAAATGTTGGCGGCTATTCACTCACCTTAAATTTAGCTAAAAAAATGAACGTACCAATTGAAACAGCTCATCAATTTAAGGTATTAAACGGATTAAATCCCGGCCCAAGGCAAGCCAGAATCGCAGGAGCCTTGCACCCAAGTTTGGAAAAAATGACCAATGAAGTTAAGCGCGTTATGCGATATTACACAGACCGCTTCCCTGATGAGAAAAAAATCGAGCAAATTCTCATAGTCGGCGGCGGCGGTAATTTACCAGGAATTGGTGATTTTTTCACAAACGAGTTATTAATGCCAGCACGCGTGGCAAGTCCGTGGCAAATGCTGAATTTCGATGGACTAGAGCAGCCGGCAAAACAGCTTCGCTCCCAGCTATCACCAGTCGCGGGACTAGCCTTAATCAAGCAGGAGGATATTTATGATTAA
- a CDS encoding PilN domain-containing protein, with translation MINLLPPQEKKQISAGRVNVILRRYCIISLIFAGLLFLTIGGFYLFLENSRTSAQANIDEGNAKLAQYQSTQKEVSEFKKDLDSAKAIISNEAHYSTIIPKIAQYIPSGMVLDSLTLDTSALDKPLSLTALGKNKDDAIRIKTSLEKSEIFSDVHLETVVYSDGSQSSDKPADYPITITISVTPKPEVLKQ, from the coding sequence ATGATTAACCTCCTCCCTCCTCAAGAAAAAAAGCAAATCAGCGCCGGGCGAGTAAATGTCATCTTAAGGCGGTACTGTATCATATCATTGATATTTGCAGGTTTACTATTCTTAACTATTGGCGGATTTTATCTATTCTTAGAAAATAGCCGCACCTCAGCTCAAGCCAACATCGACGAAGGAAACGCTAAGCTTGCTCAATACCAATCGACACAAAAAGAAGTTAGCGAGTTTAAGAAAGACCTCGACTCGGCTAAGGCGATAATTAGCAACGAGGCTCATTACTCTACAATTATCCCAAAAATTGCACAGTACATCCCATCAGGTATGGTTTTGGACTCTCTGACGCTAGACACTTCAGCGTTAGATAAACCATTGTCATTAACAGCTCTTGGAAAAAATAAGGATGACGCTATTCGAATAAAAACCAGCTTAGAAAAGTCAGAAATATTTAGTGACGTTCACTTGGAGACTGTTGTTTATAGCGATGGAAGCCAATCGTCAGACAAGCCTGCGGATTATCCAATCACTATAACAATTAGCGTTACACCAAAGCCAGAGGTCTTAAAACAATGA